One Kangiella geojedonensis DNA segment encodes these proteins:
- a CDS encoding M28 family peptidase, which produces MKLRYFPLAMVTSYLLSMSALAEQTPSFTKEDLRVAAELRDEAFKSSKDYEIVESLTTEVGPRMAGTPGDAAAVKWGVAKLEELGFDKVWTEPVTFPTWKRGVETAEVLSPYPQPLVITALGFSVGTAEEGLSAEIIQFDDLKALSEAPANAAEGKIVFIKNRMERARDGSGYGPAVAARGQGASEAAKKGAVGILIRSIGTDTDRMAHTGVMRYEEGIEKIPAAALSAPDADLLENMIRRGKPVTVKMTIGAKNGEEYTSHNVIGEITGSEKPEEYVIIGAHLDSWDLGTGALDDGAGIGITTAAAELILRLPKRPKRSIRVIMFANEEQGLVGGKAYAEAHQDDIKNIITAAESDFGAGKIWRIDSKVKEEALPAVKQMAKLMEPLGITYGNNQAGGGPDLIPLRGKGISVFSLRQDGMDYFDYHHTPNDTLDKIDPESLNQNTAAYVIFAYLSAQMDGDFGTGFNQK; this is translated from the coding sequence ATGAAACTGAGATACTTCCCTCTAGCAATGGTTACGAGCTATCTGCTGTCTATGAGTGCGTTAGCTGAGCAAACGCCTAGCTTCACTAAAGAAGACTTAAGGGTTGCTGCAGAGCTTCGTGATGAGGCATTTAAAAGCTCAAAAGATTACGAGATTGTCGAGTCTTTGACGACTGAGGTCGGTCCGAGGATGGCTGGTACACCGGGTGACGCGGCGGCAGTTAAGTGGGGCGTGGCCAAGCTTGAAGAGTTAGGTTTTGATAAAGTTTGGACAGAACCGGTCACGTTTCCGACGTGGAAGCGTGGCGTCGAGACAGCGGAAGTCCTGTCACCGTACCCACAGCCCTTAGTGATTACAGCCTTGGGCTTTAGCGTTGGTACTGCAGAGGAAGGTTTATCAGCCGAAATTATCCAGTTCGATGACTTAAAAGCTTTATCGGAAGCTCCTGCAAATGCCGCTGAGGGAAAAATAGTTTTTATTAAGAACCGTATGGAACGGGCCCGTGATGGCTCTGGTTATGGGCCTGCAGTAGCCGCCAGAGGACAAGGAGCCTCTGAAGCAGCGAAAAAAGGAGCTGTAGGTATTTTGATTCGTTCAATTGGTACTGATACTGACCGCATGGCACATACGGGTGTTATGCGCTACGAGGAAGGCATTGAGAAGATTCCTGCTGCCGCCTTATCAGCACCAGACGCAGACTTATTAGAGAACATGATTCGTCGTGGCAAGCCCGTGACGGTTAAAATGACCATCGGCGCGAAGAATGGAGAAGAATACACCAGTCATAATGTTATTGGTGAGATTACGGGTAGCGAAAAGCCTGAGGAATACGTCATTATTGGTGCTCACTTAGATTCATGGGATTTAGGTACAGGGGCGCTAGATGATGGCGCAGGAATCGGTATTACTACGGCTGCAGCAGAATTGATTTTACGCTTGCCAAAGCGTCCAAAGCGTTCTATCCGTGTCATTATGTTTGCCAATGAAGAGCAAGGCTTAGTGGGTGGCAAAGCTTACGCTGAAGCTCATCAAGATGATATTAAGAATATCATCACAGCGGCTGAGTCAGATTTTGGTGCTGGTAAAATATGGCGTATCGACTCTAAAGTCAAAGAAGAGGCCCTGCCGGCAGTGAAGCAAATGGCGAAGCTAATGGAGCCTCTAGGCATCACCTATGGAAACAACCAGGCTGGCGGTGGCCCAGACCTAATCCCGCTACGGGGTAAAGGGATTTCGGTATTCTCACTGCGTCAAGATGGTATGGACTATTTTGACTATCACCACACGCCAAACGATACTTTGGATAAAATTGATCCTGAGTCGCTAAACCAGAATACAGCTGCTTACGTTATCTTTGCCTATTTATCGGCACAGATGGACGGTGATTTTGGTACAGGCTTTAATCAAAAATAG
- the dapE gene encoding succinyl-diaminopimelate desuccinylase, translating into MSTDVITLAKNLINRESVTPIDAGCQKFMMELLGRQGFAHEIMDFEDTQNFWSVRKGKAEGPVFVFAGHTDVVPAGNLEDWHTPPFEATEIDGYLHGRGAADMKGSLAAMLAATDKFVADYPDHQGSIAYLITSDEEGPFVNGTVRVVEELMKRQQPIDYCIVGEPSSTERLGDVIKNGRRGSLTGFLKVLGTQGHVAYPHLADNAIHKSYQALSALTQEHWDHGNDFFPPTSFQIAIEKAGTATNVIPGEKYVEFNFRYSTESTADGLKQRVVDILDKHELDYELNWKLNGEPFLTPEAGLLTAAKKAIKETCNIDAQALTSGGTSDGRFIAKTGAEVVEIGPVNKTIHQINECVNIDDLRKLVDVYYSVLKQLLAK; encoded by the coding sequence ATGAGCACTGACGTTATCACATTAGCGAAAAACCTCATTAATCGAGAGTCTGTGACACCGATAGATGCTGGTTGCCAAAAGTTTATGATGGAGCTGCTAGGTCGACAAGGTTTTGCGCATGAGATTATGGACTTCGAAGATACGCAAAACTTCTGGTCAGTGCGAAAAGGAAAAGCTGAAGGCCCTGTGTTTGTTTTTGCTGGTCATACGGACGTTGTGCCTGCTGGTAACCTTGAGGACTGGCACACGCCTCCATTCGAAGCAACAGAAATAGACGGATACCTGCATGGTCGTGGTGCAGCAGACATGAAGGGCAGTCTCGCGGCCATGTTAGCAGCCACCGATAAGTTTGTGGCTGACTATCCGGATCATCAGGGCTCCATTGCCTACCTCATCACCAGTGATGAAGAAGGCCCTTTTGTTAACGGCACGGTCAGAGTTGTGGAAGAACTTATGAAACGCCAACAACCGATTGACTACTGTATTGTTGGCGAACCATCGAGTACCGAAAGGCTTGGTGATGTAATCAAGAATGGGCGTCGTGGGTCTTTGACTGGTTTCTTAAAGGTCCTAGGAACTCAGGGGCACGTTGCATACCCTCATTTAGCGGATAATGCGATTCATAAATCGTATCAGGCGCTCAGTGCATTAACGCAAGAACATTGGGACCATGGTAACGATTTCTTCCCTCCCACCAGCTTCCAAATTGCGATTGAAAAAGCAGGAACGGCCACCAATGTTATTCCTGGAGAGAAGTATGTTGAGTTCAACTTTCGTTACTCCACTGAATCAACCGCTGACGGTCTAAAGCAGCGCGTGGTCGATATTTTGGATAAGCACGAACTTGATTACGAGCTGAATTGGAAACTCAATGGCGAACCGTTCTTAACTCCTGAAGCAGGATTGCTTACTGCCGCAAAGAAAGCGATTAAAGAAACCTGTAACATTGATGCACAGGCATTAACCAGTGGCGGAACTTCTGATGGTCGGTTTATTGCAAAAACTGGCGCCGAAGTTGTCGAAATTGGGCCCGTCAATAAAACGATTCATCAAATCAACGAGTGCGTCAATATTGACGATCTGAGAAAACTTGTTGATGTTTATTACAGCGTACTAAAGCAACTATTGGCTAAGTAA
- the rnc gene encoding ribonuclease III — translation MSHRQQQIDRFCSHLGYQFSNRQLIEKALTHRSASNHHNERLEFLGDAVLGMVIAKALFAKFPKVDEGQLSRMRSNLVKGKTLAVIAKEIELGDFIYLGEGELKSGGFRRASILADAFEAVIGAVYLDSGFDEANQLILKLYHKRLTELDPSEVTKDPKTRLQELLQSRRFSLPEYELLSVTGEAHEQTFEVVCVISEKSIKTVGTGSSRRNAEQLAAEKAFYELQKALAS, via the coding sequence ATGAGTCATCGTCAGCAACAAATTGATCGGTTCTGCAGTCATCTTGGCTATCAGTTTTCAAACCGTCAACTCATTGAAAAAGCACTGACTCACCGCAGTGCTTCCAATCATCATAATGAACGTCTTGAGTTTTTAGGTGACGCTGTCCTTGGGATGGTGATCGCTAAAGCTCTTTTTGCTAAGTTTCCCAAGGTGGATGAAGGCCAACTTAGTCGCATGCGTTCAAATTTGGTCAAAGGCAAAACTCTTGCTGTCATCGCTAAAGAAATAGAGTTGGGTGATTTTATTTATCTTGGTGAAGGTGAACTTAAAAGTGGTGGCTTTCGTCGCGCCTCTATCTTAGCTGATGCATTTGAGGCAGTCATTGGTGCGGTTTATCTTGACTCGGGCTTTGACGAAGCCAACCAATTAATATTAAAGCTTTATCATAAGCGTTTAACTGAACTCGACCCATCTGAAGTAACCAAAGATCCGAAAACACGTTTGCAAGAATTATTGCAGTCACGTCGTTTCTCTCTGCCGGAGTATGAATTGCTTAGCGTAACTGGTGAAGCACACGAGCAAACTTTTGAAGTTGTTTGTGTCATTTCTGAGAAGTCTATTAAAACGGTTGGTACTGGAAGCAGTCGCCGCAATGCCGAGCAATTAGCTGCTGAAAAAGCATTTTATGAATTACAAAAGGCGTTAGCGTCTTAA
- the recO gene encoding DNA repair protein RecO, with protein sequence MNSADLVHSFVLHSRPFKESSLILDLFTLDFGRCSVLARGVRGSNKNNKRALLQPFQPLSISWTGRSDLKTLKQMEATQPSYALVGIPSLSGLYMNELIMKLLIQWDPHPDIFNVYQSSLIRLSAKENPSSVLREFELGLIEELGYGIDWFHDIHGDAIEMELDYGFLPDQGFVLLTQAPQNSLKAQGKHIQAIGQRDWQQSGSLALARKMCRTIIDPLIGYKDLNSRKLLQQTLAIR encoded by the coding sequence ATGAATAGTGCTGATCTGGTTCATTCTTTCGTACTTCATTCAAGACCTTTTAAAGAGTCCAGCTTAATTCTCGACTTATTTACCCTAGATTTCGGACGCTGTAGTGTACTAGCGCGTGGCGTCAGAGGGAGTAATAAAAACAACAAACGAGCATTGCTTCAGCCTTTTCAGCCTTTATCCATAAGCTGGACCGGGCGTAGCGATTTAAAAACGTTGAAGCAAATGGAAGCGACACAGCCCAGTTACGCTCTCGTTGGTATTCCAAGCTTATCTGGGCTCTACATGAATGAACTCATCATGAAGTTGTTGATTCAATGGGATCCTCATCCTGATATTTTTAATGTTTACCAGAGCTCGCTGATACGTTTAAGCGCAAAAGAAAACCCATCATCGGTACTTCGTGAATTTGAGCTTGGGCTAATTGAAGAGCTTGGCTATGGTATTGATTGGTTTCACGACATTCATGGTGACGCGATTGAGATGGAGTTGGATTATGGTTTTTTGCCGGATCAGGGATTTGTGTTGTTAACCCAAGCGCCACAAAACAGTTTGAAAGCTCAGGGTAAACATATACAAGCTATCGGTCAGCGCGATTGGCAACAGAGCGGTAGTTTGGCACTGGCACGAAAAATGTGCCGCACGATAATTGATCCCTTGATAGGGTACAAAGATCTAAACAGTCGTAAGTTGTTACAACAAACACTCGCTATTCGTTAG
- a CDS encoding glutathione peroxidase: protein MSTIYDYSAVLNNGQEVSLSDYQGKVLLIVNTASACGFTPQYEGLEKLYKEFSGQGLEILAFPCNQFGKQESGSDDEIKDFCDLNFNISFPLFQKVDVNGDTAHPLYQHLKKEASGFLGSQKIKWNFTKFLVDKDGNVVDRFGSITKPETLKDTIRTLL, encoded by the coding sequence ATGTCTACCATATACGATTACTCAGCAGTTTTAAATAACGGTCAGGAAGTTTCGTTGAGCGACTACCAAGGAAAAGTGTTACTGATTGTTAACACAGCCAGTGCGTGCGGTTTTACCCCACAATACGAAGGCTTAGAGAAGCTTTATAAAGAATTCTCAGGACAGGGCTTAGAAATATTAGCCTTTCCATGCAATCAGTTTGGTAAACAAGAGTCAGGCTCAGATGATGAAATAAAAGATTTCTGCGATCTCAATTTCAACATATCATTCCCCTTGTTCCAAAAAGTTGATGTCAATGGCGACACAGCACACCCCTTGTACCAACACCTTAAAAAAGAAGCTTCAGGTTTCTTGGGCTCCCAAAAAATAAAGTGGAACTTCACCAAGTTCCTAGTTGATAAAGACGGCAATGTGGTTGATCGGTTCGGCTCAATCACTAAACCCGAAACTTTAAAAGACACTATAAGGACATTGTTGTAA
- a CDS encoding arsenate reductase, with translation MVKIYGIPNCDTVRKAIKWLEAKDIEHEFIDYRKNGIERSTLESWDNAIGWEKLLNKRSTAWRPLDQSIKDNIDRDSAIDLMKDKVTLIKRPVLVKGSDVHLSFKPEQYESIFS, from the coding sequence ATGGTTAAAATCTACGGCATTCCAAACTGTGACACGGTTCGAAAAGCAATCAAATGGCTTGAAGCAAAAGATATCGAGCACGAATTTATTGATTATCGCAAGAACGGAATTGAGCGCTCGACATTAGAAAGTTGGGATAACGCCATTGGCTGGGAGAAGTTACTTAACAAAAGAAGCACTGCTTGGCGTCCTCTCGATCAATCCATTAAAGACAATATTGATCGCGACTCAGCAATTGACTTGATGAAAGACAAGGTAACGCTTATCAAGCGACCAGTCTTGGTCAAAGGCAGTGACGTTCATTTGAGTTTTAAACCTGAACAATACGAATCTATTTTTAGTTAA
- a CDS encoding SDR family oxidoreductase: MPSLKDKVIIITGASRGIGRAMALRFAKEGATIVIAAKSDKPHPKLPGTIHTVAEEVEQAGGNAIAVALDVRKELQVKKLCDRIGDEFGRIDAVINNAGAISLTKVEETSPKRYDLMQQINSRAVYCLAYYALPYLKKSDNPHILNLSPPVNLEEKWLKDFSPYTLSKYGMSILSKGMAAEFKPYGIAVNTLWPQTYIATAAIEFAVGNKDTLNYARKPEIMADAAHVVLTHPSNYYTGLWLIDEEVLKAAKVTDFSQYAYNPEFENQIQKDLFLD; encoded by the coding sequence ATGCCAAGCTTGAAAGATAAAGTTATCATTATTACAGGAGCTAGCCGCGGTATTGGTCGCGCTATGGCTTTGCGGTTTGCCAAAGAAGGCGCCACTATTGTTATCGCAGCGAAGTCAGACAAACCCCACCCAAAACTTCCTGGAACCATTCATACGGTGGCCGAAGAGGTTGAGCAAGCAGGTGGCAATGCTATTGCTGTCGCGCTCGATGTCCGCAAAGAATTACAAGTCAAAAAGCTCTGTGATCGTATCGGAGATGAGTTTGGACGAATAGATGCAGTAATTAACAATGCAGGGGCAATCAGCTTAACCAAAGTTGAAGAAACCTCTCCTAAGCGCTATGACTTAATGCAACAAATTAACTCACGAGCCGTATACTGCTTAGCATACTATGCCCTGCCTTATTTGAAAAAATCAGATAACCCTCATATTTTAAACTTATCCCCACCAGTCAACCTCGAAGAGAAGTGGCTTAAAGACTTTAGCCCTTACACCTTGTCCAAATATGGTATGAGTATTTTAAGTAAGGGGATGGCAGCTGAGTTCAAACCTTATGGCATTGCTGTCAACACTTTATGGCCCCAAACTTATATCGCAACGGCGGCTATAGAGTTTGCGGTTGGTAACAAAGACACTCTCAATTATGCTCGAAAACCTGAAATCATGGCCGATGCAGCCCATGTGGTGTTAACCCACCCTAGTAATTATTACACAGGCCTGTGGCTGATTGATGAAGAAGTACTTAAAGCAGCAAAGGTCACCGACTTTAGCCAGTATGCTTACAACCCAGAGTTTGAGAATCAAATACAGAAAGATTTATTCTTAGATTAA
- a CDS encoding DUF4845 domain-containing protein, producing the protein MFGRQQAKKAILNRQYQNGMTAAGWLIIMAIVLFFMYLAIKLVPAYMEYFTIKSSLESVAEEADSRTSKSDIERLIAGRFSVNNIDIVEPKDIEVRDVTGGKALYIEYENRISLFGNVSALVEFKHEEPLN; encoded by the coding sequence ATGTTCGGTCGACAACAAGCAAAGAAAGCAATTTTGAATAGACAGTATCAGAACGGCATGACAGCAGCTGGATGGCTGATAATTATGGCGATTGTCTTATTTTTCATGTATTTAGCAATTAAGTTAGTGCCTGCTTATATGGAATATTTTACCATCAAAAGTTCGTTGGAGTCTGTAGCAGAAGAGGCTGACTCAAGAACTAGCAAGTCAGACATTGAGCGCTTAATTGCAGGACGATTCAGCGTGAATAATATTGATATCGTTGAACCAAAAGATATTGAAGTTAGGGATGTCACCGGCGGAAAAGCTTTGTATATAGAGTATGAAAACCGAATTTCTTTGTTCGGTAATGTCAGTGCTTTAGTCGAGTTCAAGCATGAAGAGCCTTTAAATTAA
- the acpS gene encoding holo-ACP synthase, protein MAIFGIGTDIVKLERVERSLSRHGDKFAERILSLSELEEYATKNNKASFLAKRFAAKESISKALGTGMRQGIDFKQLIISNDELGKPCVQLESHAKDWAKKHNIHSIHLSISDEKDTAIAFTVAEQR, encoded by the coding sequence ATGGCCATATTTGGCATAGGAACCGATATCGTGAAGCTTGAGCGTGTCGAGCGCTCGCTATCGCGTCATGGCGATAAGTTTGCTGAACGTATTTTGTCGTTATCAGAGCTAGAAGAGTATGCCACAAAAAATAATAAGGCGTCCTTTCTAGCGAAGCGGTTTGCAGCGAAAGAGTCTATTAGTAAAGCACTTGGAACAGGCATGCGACAGGGAATTGACTTTAAACAACTGATTATAAGTAACGATGAATTAGGAAAACCCTGTGTTCAACTAGAGTCGCATGCCAAGGATTGGGCGAAAAAACATAATATTCACAGTATCCACTTAAGCATTAGCGATGAAAAGGATACCGCTATCGCTTTTACCGTAGCCGAGCAACGGTAG
- the lepB gene encoding signal peptidase I, which yields MPSIYFDFGFYLLVAALITGIVTLLDKFFWQKKRVEAGTVEYDEKGKEKYPGLIDICRSFFPIIFIVLLLRSFLFEPYRIPSGSMNPGLYDGDFILVNKFAYGIRLPAFNTKLIDVSEPKRGDVIVFHPPHEPQQAYIKRLIGVPGDRIEWNRGTLTIIPQCTDGKDISGQGCDPITIQSEFVSDKVEDLVPQGEYFDTYNETISNNTHDLIYLTSGVSNGRVKSLDDRWTEVVPEGKYFAMGDNRDGSQDSRAWGFIHEEGIIGKAAYKWLFVTFTDEPVLFGKHLPKGISFSRAGAIN from the coding sequence ATGCCGAGTATCTATTTCGATTTTGGTTTTTATCTGCTGGTTGCAGCATTAATAACGGGTATTGTCACATTACTTGATAAGTTTTTTTGGCAAAAAAAGCGGGTTGAAGCTGGAACCGTAGAGTATGACGAAAAAGGCAAAGAGAAATATCCAGGCCTGATTGATATTTGTCGTTCTTTCTTTCCTATCATTTTTATTGTATTGCTACTTCGTTCATTCTTATTCGAACCTTATCGAATTCCTTCCGGCAGCATGAACCCTGGGCTTTATGATGGTGACTTTATTCTGGTGAATAAATTTGCATATGGAATCCGCTTGCCAGCTTTTAACACAAAGCTGATTGATGTGAGTGAACCAAAACGCGGAGATGTGATTGTTTTCCATCCGCCACATGAGCCACAGCAAGCTTACATTAAACGTTTAATCGGAGTTCCGGGCGATCGCATCGAGTGGAACCGTGGAACCTTAACCATTATTCCGCAATGTACGGATGGCAAAGATATCAGTGGCCAAGGCTGTGACCCGATTACTATTCAGTCTGAATTCGTGTCTGATAAAGTTGAAGACTTAGTGCCACAAGGTGAGTATTTTGACACTTACAATGAAACAATAAGTAACAACACTCATGATTTGATTTATCTGACTAGCGGTGTCAGCAACGGTCGAGTTAAAAGCTTGGATGACCGATGGACAGAGGTTGTGCCAGAAGGGAAGTACTTTGCTATGGGTGATAATCGAGACGGCAGTCAAGATTCTCGTGCGTGGGGCTTTATTCACGAAGAAGGTATTATCGGCAAAGCAGCCTACAAATGGCTTTTTGTTACTTTTACTGATGAGCCAGTATTATTTGGCAAACATCTACCAAAAGGTATATCCTTTAGTAGAGCTGGAGCTATAAACTAG
- the pdxJ gene encoding pyridoxine 5'-phosphate synthase has product MKNPILLGVNIDHIATVRNARGTDYPDPIQAAFVAEQNGADGITVHLREDRRHITDRDVEILANTIQTRMNLEMAVTDEMLTIAEKVKPTYVCLVPEKREELTTEGGLDVVGQESKIKDACQRMADAGIQVSLFIDADDKQIDAASRVGAPLIELHTGHYADAESEHQRELELVKIQRSVAHAVGQGVQVNAGHGLHYHNVQPIAAIKEIVELNIGHAIIGRALFSGLDGAVAEMKKLMVEARQWPYLA; this is encoded by the coding sequence ATGAAAAATCCAATATTACTTGGGGTCAATATTGACCACATCGCAACGGTACGAAATGCGCGTGGCACAGATTACCCTGATCCGATACAGGCCGCTTTCGTGGCTGAGCAAAATGGCGCAGATGGCATAACGGTGCACCTCAGAGAAGACCGTCGCCACATCACGGACCGCGATGTTGAAATTCTCGCTAACACCATTCAGACAAGAATGAATTTAGAGATGGCAGTGACGGATGAAATGCTGACAATCGCAGAAAAAGTAAAGCCAACCTATGTGTGTCTTGTTCCAGAAAAACGTGAAGAGTTGACCACTGAGGGTGGCCTTGACGTTGTTGGGCAGGAAAGCAAAATTAAAGATGCTTGTCAGCGCATGGCCGATGCTGGGATTCAAGTATCCTTGTTTATTGACGCGGATGATAAGCAGATTGATGCAGCTTCACGAGTTGGAGCGCCTCTAATTGAGCTTCATACTGGGCACTATGCAGACGCGGAAAGCGAGCATCAGCGTGAGTTAGAGTTAGTGAAGATCCAGCGTTCTGTCGCTCATGCTGTGGGGCAGGGTGTTCAGGTCAATGCAGGTCATGGTTTGCATTACCACAATGTGCAGCCTATTGCGGCAATAAAAGAAATCGTAGAGCTTAATATTGGCCACGCCATTATTGGTCGAGCATTATTCAGTGGGCTTGATGGCGCTGTTGCGGAAATGAAAAAACTGATGGTGGAAGCACGTCAATGGCCATATTTGGCATAG
- a CDS encoding M15 family metallopeptidase, giving the protein MSVNNSMMTPEQLIGLNQDHLLNIENNTELLGQKFQCHHEVLIPIAKLIRQSEMDGVPLRIVSSYRSFERQAKIWNQKFNNDVELNLRDGTTVNAFELSPKERVDAILHYSAIPGTSRHHWGTDFDVFDAAAIDQGYEVQLTEAEFDEKGPCSSLDEWLDYNLEKFGFFKPYREDKGGVACEPWHISYQPIASKALEEFPVEFLKETLRQKDIGGKEHVTARLESLARKYVYNICTD; this is encoded by the coding sequence ATGAGCGTAAACAACTCCATGATGACTCCTGAACAGCTCATTGGCTTAAATCAGGATCATTTACTCAATATCGAAAATAATACTGAATTACTTGGACAGAAATTTCAGTGCCATCATGAGGTCTTGATTCCTATTGCTAAGTTAATTCGTCAGTCTGAAATGGACGGCGTTCCGCTTAGGATTGTCAGTAGCTACCGTAGCTTTGAGCGTCAAGCTAAGATTTGGAACCAAAAATTCAATAATGACGTCGAGCTAAACCTCAGAGATGGCACCACAGTGAATGCTTTTGAGCTTTCCCCGAAGGAGCGTGTCGATGCTATTTTGCACTACTCTGCTATCCCTGGCACCAGTCGTCACCACTGGGGAACGGACTTTGATGTCTTTGATGCCGCCGCGATAGATCAAGGCTACGAGGTTCAGCTGACTGAGGCTGAGTTTGATGAAAAAGGTCCCTGCTCTAGCCTTGATGAATGGCTGGATTACAACCTCGAGAAGTTTGGATTTTTTAAACCTTATCGAGAAGATAAAGGTGGTGTTGCATGTGAGCCATGGCATATCAGTTACCAGCCCATCGCAAGCAAAGCACTTGAAGAGTTTCCAGTAGAATTTTTAAAAGAAACATTAAGACAGAAAGATATTGGCGGTAAAGAGCATGTCACCGCAAGACTCGAAAGCTTAGCAAGAAAGTACGTTTACAATATTTGCACCGACTAA
- a CDS encoding enoyl-CoA hydratase, whose amino-acid sequence MSELVTSQLVNNVLHIDFHREDKKNALTSEMYTALTSILAKAKSTDEVNVVLFKGSEGCFCAGNDIADFLQQTVLDEGSPVLKFLQEVTNFDKPMVAAVSGPAVGIGTTLLLHCDLVYATDQTYFSLPFVDLGLCPEAGSSYLLPRQLGYVQAAELLLLAEPFDAAKAKELGIINDIVDSESYIEVAQEKAEKLASKPAHALRVSRQLLRSNSGLVSKAIEREARSFSELLGSEEAKAIFKKFLEK is encoded by the coding sequence ATGTCCGAGTTAGTCACTTCTCAGCTTGTTAATAATGTTCTACATATCGACTTTCATCGAGAAGATAAAAAAAATGCCCTAACGTCGGAAATGTATACTGCTTTAACTTCGATCTTAGCCAAAGCGAAAAGCACGGATGAGGTTAATGTTGTACTTTTTAAAGGAAGTGAAGGGTGTTTCTGCGCAGGCAATGATATTGCTGATTTCTTGCAGCAGACAGTACTTGATGAAGGAAGCCCAGTTTTAAAATTTTTACAAGAAGTGACTAATTTTGATAAGCCTATGGTGGCCGCTGTATCAGGGCCTGCGGTAGGGATCGGAACGACATTATTACTCCATTGCGATCTTGTCTACGCAACAGATCAGACTTACTTTAGCTTACCATTTGTGGATTTAGGGCTATGCCCAGAGGCTGGCTCAAGTTACTTGTTGCCACGTCAGTTGGGTTATGTGCAAGCAGCGGAGTTATTATTGCTGGCAGAGCCTTTCGACGCAGCAAAGGCAAAAGAGTTGGGAATCATTAATGATATCGTTGATAGCGAAAGCTATATTGAAGTGGCGCAGGAAAAAGCAGAGAAATTAGCGAGTAAGCCAGCTCATGCCTTAAGAGTAAGCCGACAGCTGTTGCGCTCCAACTCTGGGCTTGTTAGCAAAGCGATAGAGCGAGAAGCTCGCAGCTTTTCTGAACTCTTGGGCAGTGAAGAGGCTAAAGCCATTTTTAAAAAGTTTTTAGAAAAGTAA
- the era gene encoding GTPase Era, with protein MTDKSEYKDSFRCGYVAVLGRPNVGKSTLMNHILGQKVSITSRKPQTTRHRVLGIYTDDDAQILFVDTPGIHRKEARSINRYMNRAASSSMADVDVLLFVVDGTQWTDDDELVLEKLSHAKGKKVLFVNKVDKLADKEEVLPHIAHITEQCDFDAVFPGSALRGHNLDELTKTLKQWLPEGDLFYPEDYITDRSERFMAAELIREKLMRSLGEEIPYSSTVEIEQFKFNDKGILTISGLILVERSGQKAIIIGKGGQRLKQIGRDARIEMEELFDSKVFLELWVKVKDGWADDERALKSLGYDDYR; from the coding sequence ATGACTGATAAATCTGAATACAAAGACTCTTTTAGGTGTGGGTACGTAGCGGTATTGGGGCGTCCTAATGTAGGGAAGTCGACCCTGATGAATCATATTTTAGGTCAGAAAGTCAGTATAACGTCGCGCAAGCCTCAAACTACTCGGCACCGGGTTCTCGGCATCTATACCGATGATGATGCACAAATTCTTTTTGTCGACACACCGGGTATTCACCGCAAAGAAGCTCGAAGCATCAATCGTTACATGAATAGGGCTGCTTCCAGCTCGATGGCGGATGTGGATGTGCTATTATTTGTGGTTGATGGTACCCAGTGGACGGATGACGATGAATTGGTTCTTGAAAAGCTGTCTCACGCCAAAGGTAAGAAAGTTCTCTTCGTAAATAAAGTGGATAAGCTTGCGGACAAAGAAGAGGTTTTGCCTCACATTGCTCATATTACGGAGCAGTGTGATTTCGACGCTGTATTCCCTGGCTCTGCGCTAAGAGGACACAATCTCGATGAACTGACCAAGACGCTAAAGCAGTGGTTGCCTGAAGGAGATTTATTTTACCCCGAAGACTATATTACGGATAGAAGTGAACGCTTTATGGCCGCTGAGCTGATTCGCGAAAAGTTAATGCGATCTCTTGGCGAAGAAATACCTTATTCCTCAACGGTAGAAATTGAGCAGTTTAAATTTAATGACAAAGGTATCTTGACCATTAGCGGCTTGATATTGGTGGAGCGCTCAGGTCAGAAAGCTATTATTATTGGTAAGGGCGGACAGCGACTTAAACAAATTGGGCGTGATGCTCGAATTGAAATGGAAGAATTGTTTGATAGTAAAGTTTTCTTGGAGCTTTGGGTCAAAGTTAAAGATGGTTGGGCGGACGATGAGCGTGCATTGAAATCATTGGGGTACGATGATTATCGATGA